From a single Pseudomonas serboccidentalis genomic region:
- a CDS encoding 2-hydroxy-3-oxopropionate reductase, which yields MAKIGFIGTGIMGHPMASNLQKAGHSLFLSAHHDAAPADLVAAGAVALANPREVAQEAEFIIVMVPDTPQVDDVLFRADGVAAGIGKGKVVIDMSSISPTATKAFAKKINEKGAQYLDAPVSGGEVGAKAATLSIMVGGDADAFERALPLFQAMGKNITLVGGNGDGQTAKVANQIIVALNIQAVAEALLFASKNGADPAKVREALMGGFASSKILEVHGERMIKGTFDPGFRISLHQKDLNLALQGAKELNINLPNTANAQQVFSTCAAIGGSNWDHSALIKGLEHMANFSIRDKK from the coding sequence ATGGCTAAAATCGGATTTATCGGCACCGGCATCATGGGCCACCCAATGGCTTCGAACCTGCAGAAAGCCGGTCACAGCCTGTTCCTGTCGGCGCACCACGATGCCGCTCCGGCCGACCTGGTGGCCGCTGGCGCTGTCGCCCTGGCCAACCCGCGTGAAGTCGCGCAGGAAGCCGAGTTCATCATCGTCATGGTCCCGGACACCCCGCAGGTCGATGACGTGCTGTTCCGCGCCGACGGCGTTGCCGCCGGCATCGGCAAAGGCAAAGTGGTGATCGACATGAGTTCGATCTCGCCGACCGCCACCAAAGCCTTCGCCAAGAAGATCAACGAGAAAGGCGCGCAGTACCTCGACGCGCCAGTGTCCGGCGGTGAAGTCGGCGCCAAGGCTGCGACCCTGAGCATCATGGTCGGTGGCGATGCCGATGCCTTCGAACGCGCGCTGCCGCTGTTCCAGGCCATGGGCAAGAACATCACCCTGGTCGGTGGCAACGGCGACGGTCAGACCGCCAAGGTCGCCAACCAGATCATCGTCGCGCTGAACATTCAGGCCGTCGCTGAAGCCCTGCTGTTCGCCTCGAAAAACGGCGCAGATCCAGCAAAAGTGCGTGAAGCGCTGATGGGCGGTTTCGCCTCTTCGAAAATCCTCGAAGTACACGGCGAGCGCATGATCAAGGGCACCTTCGATCCGGGCTTCCGCATCAGCCTGCACCAGAAGGACCTGAACCTGGCCCTGCAAGGCGCCAAGGAGCTGAACATCAATCTGCCGAACACTGCCAACGCCCAGCAAGTCTTCAGCACCTGCGCGGCCATCGGCGGCAGCAACTGGGACCACTCGGCGCTGATCAAGGGCCTGGAACACATGGCCAACTTCTCGATTCGCGATAAGAAGTAA
- a CDS encoding glycerate kinase type-2 family protein — MSVDPQQLLRELFATAIDAAHPNQVLEAHLPADRTGRVIVIGAGKAAAAMAQVVERCWQGDVSGLVVTRYGHGAPCEKIEVVEAAHPVPDAAGLAVAKRVLELVSNLTEDDRVIFLLSGGGSALLALPAEGITLADKQSINKALLKSGATIGEMNCVRKHLSAIKGGRLGKACWPATVYTYAISDVPGDLATVIASGPTVADPSTSAEALAILKRYGIEVPASVRNWLQSPESETVKPGDPSLARSHFQLIARPQQSLDAAAVKCRQAGFSTLILGDLEGESREVAKVHAGIARQIINHGQPLAAPCVILSGGETTVTVRGNGRGGRNAEFLLSLTDSLKGQPGVYALAGDTDGIDGSEDNAGAIMTPDSYARAAALGLSASDELDNNNGYGYFEALDALIVTEPTRTNVNDFRAILILENCKS; from the coding sequence ATGTCGGTCGATCCGCAACAACTGCTGCGCGAGCTGTTTGCCACAGCCATCGACGCGGCCCATCCGAACCAGGTCCTCGAAGCCCATCTGCCTGCCGATCGCACTGGCCGAGTCATCGTCATCGGCGCCGGCAAAGCCGCCGCCGCGATGGCGCAAGTGGTCGAGCGCTGCTGGCAGGGTGACGTCTCTGGCCTGGTGGTGACCCGTTACGGTCACGGCGCCCCGTGCGAAAAAATCGAAGTGGTCGAAGCCGCGCACCCGGTGCCGGACGCCGCCGGCCTGGCCGTGGCCAAACGCGTGCTGGAACTGGTCAGCAACCTGACCGAAGACGACCGCGTGATCTTCCTGTTGTCCGGCGGCGGCTCTGCCCTGCTCGCCCTGCCGGCCGAAGGCATCACCCTCGCCGACAAGCAGTCGATCAACAAAGCCCTGCTCAAATCCGGCGCAACCATCGGCGAGATGAACTGCGTGCGCAAGCACCTCTCGGCGATCAAGGGCGGCCGCCTGGGCAAGGCCTGCTGGCCTGCCACTGTGTATACCTACGCGATTTCCGATGTCCCGGGCGACCTCGCCACAGTCATCGCGTCCGGCCCGACCGTGGCCGACCCGAGCACTTCGGCCGAAGCGCTGGCGATCCTCAAACGCTACGGTATTGAAGTCCCGGCCTCGGTACGCAACTGGCTGCAAAGCCCTGAGTCGGAAACGGTCAAACCGGGTGATCCGAGCCTCGCCCGCAGTCATTTCCAGTTGATCGCCCGCCCACAGCAATCGCTGGACGCGGCTGCAGTGAAATGCCGTCAGGCCGGTTTCAGCACGCTGATCCTTGGCGACCTGGAAGGTGAATCCCGCGAAGTGGCGAAGGTCCACGCCGGCATCGCCCGCCAGATCATCAACCATGGCCAGCCACTCGCTGCACCGTGCGTGATTCTCTCCGGCGGCGAAACCACTGTGACCGTGCGCGGCAATGGCCGCGGCGGACGCAACGCCGAATTCCTCCTGAGCCTGACCGACAGCCTCAAGGGCCAGCCCGGCGTCTATGCGCTGGCCGGCGACACCGACGGCATCGACGGCTCCGAAGACAACGCCGGCGCGATCATGACCCCGGACAGCTACGCCCGCGCCGCCGCCCTCGGTTTGAGCGCCAGCGACGAGCTGGATAACAACAACGGTTACGGCTACTTCGAGGCGCTCGACGCGCTGATCGTCACCGAGCCGACCCGCACCAACGTCAACGACTTCCGCGCCATTCTGATCCTTGAGAACTGCAAATCATGA
- the pyk gene encoding pyruvate kinase produces the protein MTPDKKVKILATLGPAVDGIEDIRELVEAGVNIFRLNFSHGDHADHAKRYQWIREVERQLNYPLGILMDLQGPKLRVGKFADGKVQLHRGQAFRLDLDATPGDERRVNLPHPEIIAALKAGMDLLLDDGKLRLRVVTKYNDAIDTTVLNGGELSDRKGVNVPQAVLDLSPLTAKDRRDLSFGLELGVDWVALSFVQRPQDILEARALIGDKAFLMAKIEKPSAVEQLREIAELSDAIMVARGDLGVEVPAESVPQIQKNIISTCRELGKPVVVATQMLESMRFSPAPTRAEVTDVANAVAEGADAVMLSAETASGEYPLEAVQMMSKIIRQVENGPDYQTQLDVSRPKAEATVSDAISCAIRRISNVLPVAVLVNYSESGASTLRAARERPKAPILNLTPNLQTARRLSVAWGIHSVVNDRLRQVDEVCSTALEIAQAQGMAERGDTLLITAGVPFGQPGSTNSLRIETLI, from the coding sequence ATGACGCCTGATAAAAAGGTCAAAATCCTCGCCACCCTCGGGCCTGCCGTCGACGGCATCGAAGACATCCGTGAACTGGTCGAGGCCGGGGTCAACATCTTCCGCCTCAACTTCAGCCACGGCGATCACGCCGACCACGCCAAGCGCTATCAGTGGATCCGCGAAGTCGAGCGCCAGCTCAACTATCCACTGGGCATTCTGATGGACCTGCAAGGGCCGAAACTGCGCGTCGGCAAGTTCGCCGACGGCAAGGTGCAACTGCATCGCGGTCAGGCGTTTCGTCTGGATCTGGACGCGACACCGGGCGATGAACGCCGAGTGAACCTGCCGCATCCGGAGATCATCGCCGCGCTGAAAGCCGGCATGGATCTGCTGCTCGACGACGGCAAACTGCGTCTGCGTGTGGTGACCAAATACAACGACGCGATCGACACCACCGTGCTCAATGGCGGCGAATTGTCAGACCGCAAAGGCGTGAACGTGCCGCAAGCGGTGCTCGATCTCAGCCCGCTGACCGCCAAGGATCGCCGTGACCTGAGCTTCGGTCTGGAGCTGGGTGTGGACTGGGTGGCGCTGTCGTTCGTGCAGCGTCCGCAAGACATCCTCGAAGCCCGCGCACTGATCGGCGACAAGGCCTTTCTGATGGCGAAAATCGAGAAGCCGTCGGCGGTTGAACAACTGCGCGAAATCGCCGAGCTGAGCGATGCGATCATGGTGGCTCGCGGTGATCTCGGCGTGGAAGTGCCGGCCGAAAGCGTGCCGCAGATTCAGAAAAACATCATCAGCACCTGCCGCGAACTCGGCAAACCGGTGGTGGTGGCGACGCAGATGCTCGAGTCGATGCGCTTCTCCCCGGCACCGACCCGTGCTGAGGTCACCGACGTGGCCAACGCCGTGGCCGAAGGCGCCGATGCGGTGATGCTCTCGGCGGAAACCGCGTCCGGCGAATACCCGCTCGAAGCGGTGCAGATGATGAGCAAGATCATCCGCCAGGTGGAAAACGGTCCGGACTATCAGACCCAGCTCGACGTCAGCCGGCCGAAAGCCGAAGCCACCGTTTCCGATGCGATCAGTTGCGCGATCCGCCGCATCAGCAACGTGCTGCCGGTGGCGGTGCTGGTCAACTACAGCGAGTCCGGTGCATCAACCCTGCGTGCGGCGCGGGAACGGCCGAAAGCGCCGATCCTCAACCTGACGCCGAACCTGCAGACGGCGCGGCGTTTGAGCGTGGCGTGGGGGATTCACTCGGTGGTCAACGATCGCCTGCGTCAGGTCGATGAGGTCTGTTCAACGGCGCTGGAAATCGCCCAGGCGCAAGGCATGGCCGAGCGTGGCGATACCTTGCTGATCACCGCCGGCGTGCCGTTCGGGCAGCCGGGATCGACTAACTCGCTGCGGATCGAGACGTTGATTTAA
- a CDS encoding urea transporter, with the protein MPANHFNTHCPDWAEALLNGFSQIFLQRHPLCGLLCLLAILLTAPVLFAGALLGAVAGLLTAQRRNYAKADRQAGLFSYNGVLLGLVLSLYFPWSPMLPPLILAAGGLSAMVTQQWLKHVYRSRSIPAYTSPFVAISWILLLFAEPSAPTVHIQISTLNLLAAELRGLGQVMFLGHPLAGALIACGLLIADRRAFCWALLASAIGLASSVLHHETSTALLGLGSYNAVLAALAFSAQRQQPWLPLLGIVLALLVTPLFAAIGLATLTAPFILAGWLIRGGIQMLDKTAVDSTPCAQGENQPRLR; encoded by the coding sequence ATGCCTGCCAATCATTTCAACACCCACTGCCCCGACTGGGCCGAGGCTTTGCTCAACGGTTTCAGTCAGATATTCCTCCAGCGCCATCCGCTGTGCGGCCTGCTGTGTCTGCTGGCGATCCTGCTCACTGCGCCCGTGCTGTTTGCCGGCGCACTGCTCGGTGCCGTCGCCGGACTGCTCACCGCGCAACGGCGCAACTACGCCAAGGCTGATCGCCAGGCCGGGTTGTTCAGCTACAACGGCGTGCTGCTCGGTTTGGTGCTGAGCCTGTATTTTCCCTGGTCGCCGATGCTGCCGCCGCTGATTCTGGCCGCGGGCGGCCTGAGCGCGATGGTCACTCAGCAATGGCTCAAACATGTCTACCGCAGTCGATCCATACCGGCCTACACCTCACCGTTCGTGGCCATCAGCTGGATCCTGCTGCTGTTCGCCGAACCGTCCGCGCCGACGGTTCATATCCAGATAAGCACGCTGAACCTGCTCGCCGCTGAACTGCGTGGGTTGGGCCAGGTGATGTTTCTCGGTCATCCACTGGCCGGCGCATTGATTGCCTGCGGCTTGCTGATCGCTGATCGCCGGGCGTTCTGCTGGGCGCTGCTGGCGTCGGCGATCGGCCTCGCATCCAGTGTGCTGCACCACGAAACCAGCACCGCGCTGCTGGGGCTGGGCAGTTACAACGCGGTGCTCGCCGCCCTCGCCTTCAGTGCGCAACGTCAACAGCCGTGGCTGCCACTGCTGGGCATCGTCCTCGCGCTACTGGTCACGCCGCTGTTCGCCGCCATTGGCCTGGCGACGCTGACGGCGCCGTTCATCCTCGCTGGCTGGCTGATTCGCGGCGGCATCCAGATGCTCGACAAAACGGCCGTCGACAGCACGCCTTGCGCACAGGGGGAGAATCAACCTAGGCTGCGCTGA